taaaaaacacaaaagctAATGCGTTGTCTCATCTCCATGCTCCGGAAACCGAAATTGAATGCCCTGAACCTATCCTACCCTCTAACCTAGTTGTCTGCTCGATCCTATGGTCCAATGATAAAGCACACCTTGAAGATCCTCTGCCTCACACCTCTGTCGACACTGGCATCGGTCAGACCCTCTTACTCTTCAAAGGGAAGTTCTGGTGGCAAGGGATGAGTCAAGATGTCAGAATGTTCGTTAATGGTTGTCCACCTGTGCCAAAACTCCACATCACCTACCAGCCGGCAAACTTCATCCTCTACCCGTTCCCAATCTCCTTGGTCACACCTAGGAGGGGACTTACCCCCATCCGATGGTAAAATCTTTATCCTCATCATTGTCAACTTCTCCAAGTCTATTCAATTAATCCCACTCAAACGTCTGCCCACAGCCCAAATACAAAAAGACGAAGGAATAGAACCCTCACAGTAATTTCCAATAAATAAACTACATGTTGTTACAGTAGTGTGATGGTATTTTATCACTGCAGTCTTGGAATTTCAGGATTTTCTCCCTCTTTTTTACGTATTTTCTAAAAATGTCAGTACTACAAGCCACTACACAATGGAAATGCtcctgaccactagggggcgctttCGGCATAAAAATCACCAAGCCAATGCCATATTAGGAAGCGTCCGCTCCGCTCCgctattgttattgttttggttGCCGtcgttttttgttaaattaaataacaccACATGAATTTATCAGTTTGCCACTTCTATAACAGCAAAAGACaaatcactttaatttgatttatAAATCAGCTACTGTTGTTATTTAGAACAAAATAGACTTTAACTCCACATGATGTTTTTCATTGTGATTCACAATGAAAGTGGTTTGTTTTGCTTAAGCAATATTGTTGAATGCTTCACATTTGTTTTAGATGTTTGTTCAAACACAATTGCAATGAGTAAGACTAACATAAATTGCATAAATGCTGCATATTTACTTATATCACTGAGAGTATTCTACAGAATAATTTATCTTACAGTTCTGGGGGCTCGTCCGTACAAAAGAATTGTCTGGATATTCGTGCTTAGTTAGCCTAGAAAGGTTCCCACACAAGCTGTTGATAGCCTTTTAACGTAAAGACTAATCATATAAAGGCCTCCAATGGAAGTTAATTCTTATGTGAATTTTCTTTGTGTGTTTGGGGGGCCATTGAGCTTAGTTGACCTTAGAAAAAGGCCCTTAACAAGTTGTGTAGAGATTGCCTGTCAATGTATAGCATTTGAGATTTAGTTGACTTTAACAAGGGTTCTATTCTGAGCAACAGTAAACCTGTCAACGAAAAATCCAATGTCCTACACATTTCGAATGCAGCAACCATGTTTCTATTTTCATGTCTACAGTATGTCATGTATTAGAAttgcaatattttaaaacagtGGTTGATGAAGGTTAAAGAAAtagtgtttgtatttaattgaaAATATGAAGTATTCCTGGAAATTGTAATTACTACCTTAACACAGAGGACACAAAATCACAAAACACAAAAGCTCAAAGGAAAACGACTACATGTAAAAGATCATTATCTAAAGTATGGCTTTTATAGGTGCAGAAGCACTTCGTTTTCACTGGAGGTTGGCTTAAAAACTGTGATGATTACAATCAAGAATTTGTGTTCACATTATAAAGTTCatcattaaaatgttaaaggcGTGGGCAGAAAAGAGCAAACTCATTCCTCTGACAACTAATCTACAGGCTACCTTTAAACTTTAAACAGCTGACCTgattaaacataaacaaaactgGCCAGAAAAGCAAATATATTAATAGAAAAATAATGTTATGTTGGCTATGTTGTAAACTGATCATTCATATCCTAATAATAGGCTAGTTAGAGTTTGTACagattagatttttttagatttagatTTTTCTTTAGATTATATTCATTTTTAGATAAAAACCTACCTTTAGTAACAGACAAGCACAATCTGTCATTCTTTGCTACCTCTTCATTAGTATTCTTCCACTGTTGACAGGTATAGCATCCGCAGTCCTCAGCTTTGATATTACTGATGTGTAGAGAGCAGTTAGATGTCAAACTCACTCGCTTTCCCCTTTCTGAGTATTTCAGATTTATCTTGCCAAGCTGCACCAGTTCAACAATAACTCCTTTTTCTACAGATAGCCATGTAGTGTTTGtgcagtttgtttgtttgatcaCATTATAGCATGGCAGTATCACATTCTCTCCAACAACAGCTTTCTTACTTGCTTTACCAGCACCTTAGGTTAATGTGAACAaatgtatacgttacattatgtGGTAAAAATATCATTTCAAGTGGTGAAATTAAGAGCATAAAAGAGTATAAATTAAAATAGCAATAAACAACTCTAATAAACAATTTGTTCTAATTGAACCATTTGTGATTCACGCAAAGTCATTATCCTTATCTGTAAAAAGTGTGCACTGTCAAATAAAGCTTTCATTTAAAGCAAATCTTACACATAATGTTTAGCATTGTTGGACTAATCACACATTTGTTACATTTCCCTTACTGTAAATACAATTCATATGCAAATATATTATTCTAAGAAAAGCTGTCAACATCCTTACAATTTGGTTGTTTTTACATGGCAGTGCATTTACTTACCTATGAAATTATTGTTGCAATCTGCATTAATAAGTATGAAACAATGCGATAATAATATCCAAAGTAATGTATTCATGGTCAAAAATTCTTGTTTCTAACTGCAGCGTGTTCAGGGTTCCTGTATTTAAAGAAACAGAGGCGAGAACAGTAATAAAAGACGTGCCCATAAATGTACACTTACCCTTCTTTGTCAGTTT
The nucleotide sequence above comes from Paramisgurnus dabryanus chromosome 12, PD_genome_1.1, whole genome shotgun sequence. Encoded proteins:
- the LOC135738810 gene encoding uncharacterized protein isoform X1 encodes the protein MNTLLWILLSHCFILINADCNNNFIGAGKASKKAVVGENVILPCYNVIKQTNCTNTTWLSVEKGVIVELVQLGKINLKYSERGKRVSLTSNCSLHISNIKAEDCGCYTCQQWKNTNEEVAKNDRLCLSVTKGPTTTAKIGPTTTAKIETTATEKSDSKIVIPSVLVITALLVTTLTVWLIYRRRAHKRASVVNQNNVSTEHNGEDVTYIELKHNTVKQSKGDTVTEDQEIVYSGVKFA